Proteins encoded in a region of the Deltaproteobacteria bacterium genome:
- a CDS encoding SdrD B-like domain-containing protein translates to MRRRRTKAASPWGLSLALCLLLTPLAASGQQRTYDLRPLERVRNPLVGRADLAGRVFEDLDENGRHDAGEPGIAGVMIRLGDGRFVITDATGRYQFSELSPGQQSVAITRGSLPTGVARAPAPRLIELPPGSVRTLDFPLVIKMEALQVGQPEVRGQALFLALEELPVNVVGNATDLQALVNGARLAFPAVDVELSGFSRGGFVDAAEPRGAAFQPSTTSRETPGRWTLAVRDSEARVVLETSGEGQPPRKIDFEGKDSAGAALPAPAGYTVQLCLSYAGDERSCSPWRPFGLTTGKGRKMQRPALDVPPGDALAEVNGQAATLDKDGSFISPVRLGAEARTIRVRLRRADGRESSASIEVPAFVVESPGAETRITWGSEEPPLIAPERPADGDLEVHLKLGVKGARRAQVGNDDLKLKDGVADHVMKVGNKERRLELSAIGEGQVSTLYELRAWWSDTRPDGRAIIDQPAIPQLYCELPIETSVLNSPFLRIRGHTEPGNRLQAGAKAITVGSDGRFDTLVEIAEGDLLLEVTNPEGTVGTIKRSWPVESSSLTPGATLELAPFGRALYSPTPGVSPELRKGLQATGSGYGIYSLQSGLRLWGGAGVQTEDRPLPAEGEPGLAWGRADARLGAEGGLGKHLGFALGYQGAFFLGGDAGLPMRHAVDGAFGLESQAFDALLDAGLLQGARDDSSSFTLVGGGLGVRFRATEGLDLRARVGGRVSAAGGEGEVLDGALQATFRSRGGLLASLRYAHVEDNRDVEPEAAGDVVHLSLGLPLGQKLQLSATLGAWLVSGAMTLFQASRLELLPTSSFLFALDFRLQSQPELTEYLGRAELSYQPRPWLRLGLVYAYVAVTGGVEHSSRLQLRLQVVY, encoded by the coding sequence GTGAGACGGAGGCGCACGAAGGCAGCCTCTCCCTGGGGACTTTCCCTGGCCCTCTGCCTGCTCCTGACCCCGCTGGCCGCCTCGGGCCAGCAGCGGACCTACGACCTCCGCCCCCTGGAGCGGGTGCGCAACCCGCTGGTCGGCCGGGCCGATCTCGCCGGCCGGGTCTTCGAGGATCTCGACGAGAACGGCCGTCACGACGCCGGAGAGCCGGGGATCGCCGGGGTGATGATCCGCCTCGGTGACGGCCGCTTCGTGATCACCGACGCGACCGGCCGCTATCAGTTCAGCGAGCTCTCGCCCGGGCAGCAGAGCGTGGCGATCACCCGGGGATCCCTGCCCACCGGCGTGGCGAGGGCCCCGGCCCCGCGGCTGATCGAGCTGCCTCCCGGGTCGGTGCGGACCCTCGACTTCCCCCTGGTGATCAAGATGGAGGCCCTCCAGGTGGGCCAGCCCGAAGTGCGGGGTCAGGCCCTCTTCCTGGCGCTCGAGGAGCTGCCGGTGAACGTGGTTGGCAACGCCACCGATCTGCAGGCGCTGGTCAACGGCGCCCGCCTCGCCTTCCCCGCCGTGGACGTGGAGCTCTCCGGCTTCTCCCGCGGCGGCTTCGTCGACGCCGCCGAGCCGAGGGGGGCCGCCTTCCAGCCCTCGACGACCTCCCGCGAGACGCCCGGCCGCTGGACCCTGGCCGTCAGGGACAGCGAGGCCAGGGTGGTCCTCGAGACGAGCGGCGAGGGGCAGCCCCCGCGGAAGATCGACTTCGAGGGGAAGGACTCGGCGGGCGCGGCCCTCCCGGCCCCGGCCGGCTACACCGTGCAGCTCTGCCTGAGCTACGCCGGCGACGAGCGCAGCTGCAGCCCCTGGCGGCCCTTCGGGCTCACCACCGGCAAGGGCCGCAAGATGCAGCGGCCCGCCCTCGACGTGCCCCCGGGGGACGCCCTGGCCGAAGTGAACGGTCAGGCGGCGACCCTCGACAAGGACGGCTCCTTCATCTCGCCGGTTCGCCTCGGCGCCGAGGCGCGAACGATCCGGGTGCGCCTGCGGCGGGCGGACGGCCGCGAGTCCTCGGCCTCCATCGAGGTGCCCGCCTTCGTGGTGGAGAGCCCGGGCGCCGAGACCCGGATCACCTGGGGGAGCGAGGAGCCCCCCCTGATCGCGCCCGAGCGGCCGGCCGACGGGGACCTGGAGGTCCACCTGAAGCTGGGCGTGAAGGGGGCCCGCCGGGCCCAGGTCGGCAACGACGATCTGAAGCTGAAGGACGGCGTCGCGGATCACGTCATGAAGGTGGGCAACAAGGAGCGGCGCCTGGAGCTCTCGGCGATCGGTGAGGGCCAGGTCAGCACCCTCTACGAGCTGCGCGCCTGGTGGAGCGACACCCGCCCCGACGGCCGGGCGATCATCGATCAGCCGGCGATCCCCCAGCTCTACTGCGAGCTGCCCATCGAGACCTCGGTGCTCAACAGCCCCTTCCTGCGCATCCGGGGTCACACCGAGCCCGGGAACCGGCTGCAGGCGGGCGCGAAGGCCATCACGGTGGGGAGCGACGGACGCTTCGACACCCTGGTCGAGATCGCCGAGGGCGACCTCCTGCTCGAGGTGACCAACCCCGAGGGGACGGTGGGCACCATCAAGCGCAGCTGGCCGGTGGAGAGCAGCAGCCTCACGCCGGGCGCCACCCTCGAGCTCGCCCCCTTCGGGCGCGCCCTCTACTCCCCCACCCCCGGGGTCTCCCCCGAGCTGCGCAAGGGCCTCCAGGCGACCGGCAGCGGCTACGGGATCTACTCCCTGCAGAGCGGTCTGCGCCTCTGGGGCGGCGCCGGGGTGCAGACCGAGGACCGCCCGCTCCCCGCCGAGGGAGAGCCGGGCCTGGCCTGGGGGCGGGCGGACGCCCGCCTGGGCGCCGAGGGCGGCCTCGGCAAGCACCTGGGCTTCGCCCTGGGCTACCAGGGCGCCTTCTTCCTGGGCGGCGACGCCGGGCTGCCGATGCGCCACGCGGTGGACGGGGCCTTCGGGCTGGAGAGCCAGGCCTTCGACGCCCTCCTCGACGCGGGCCTCCTCCAGGGCGCCCGGGACGACAGCAGCAGCTTCACCCTGGTGGGCGGCGGCCTCGGTGTGCGCTTCCGGGCCACCGAGGGCCTCGACCTCCGCGCCCGGGTGGGCGGGCGCGTGAGCGCCGCCGGGGGCGAGGGAGAGGTGCTCGACGGCGCGCTGCAGGCCACCTTCCGCTCCCGCGGCGGGCTGCTCGCCTCGCTGCGCTACGCGCACGTCGAGGACAACCGGGACGTCGAGCCCGAGGCCGCCGGCGACGTCGTCCATCTCTCCCTCGGCCTGCCCCTCGGCCAGAAGCTCCAGCTCTCGGCCACCCTCGGGGCCTGGCTCGTCAGCGGCGCGATGACCCTCTTCCAGGCCAGCCGCCTGGAGCTCCTGCCGACCTCCAGCTTCCTCTTCGCCCTCGACTTCCGGCTCCAGTCGCAGCCCGAGCTCACCGAGTACCTCGGGCGCGCCGAGCTCTCCTACCAGCCCAGGCCCTGGCTCCGCCTCGGGCTCGTCTATGCCTACGTCGCCGTCACGGGGGGAGTGGAGCACAGCTCCCGCCTCCAGCTGCGCCTACAGGTGGTCTACTGA
- the mreC gene encoding rod shape-determining protein MreC — protein MWALLRRYRELTVVVLLLVVPFLLFTAGSKAPGKRNAADRAVLWLSSPIQRAVVWTVEGVQDLFHNYVYLVGVEDENEQLRRKVLRLQGEVDASQEIAVENTRLRRLLDLSREDGLPPIVAPVIGVGVTPTLARTLRLGRGKEGGIRVDQPVVAPEGVVGSVVAVGQGWSDTLLLADPNSAVAAQVVRSRARVTVRGTGALDEAVLENALRTDDIVDGDLLVTSGTGGIYPKGLPVGRVTGVTRGQHGLFQSAKVIPVVDLARLDEVMILADTIAPAGLATGPEGGAESP, from the coding sequence ATGTGGGCCCTCTTGCGCCGCTATCGCGAGCTCACCGTCGTGGTGCTCCTCCTGGTCGTTCCTTTCCTGCTCTTCACGGCGGGGAGCAAGGCGCCCGGGAAGCGTAATGCCGCGGATCGGGCCGTCCTCTGGCTCTCCTCGCCCATCCAGCGAGCCGTGGTCTGGACGGTGGAGGGGGTCCAGGACCTCTTCCACAATTATGTCTACCTGGTGGGGGTCGAGGACGAGAACGAGCAGCTCCGGCGGAAGGTCCTGCGCCTCCAGGGGGAGGTCGACGCCAGCCAGGAGATCGCCGTCGAGAACACCCGCCTGCGGCGCCTCCTCGATCTGAGCCGGGAGGACGGCCTGCCGCCCATCGTGGCGCCGGTGATCGGGGTGGGGGTGACGCCGACCCTCGCCCGCACCCTGCGCCTCGGCCGGGGCAAGGAGGGCGGGATCCGGGTCGATCAGCCGGTCGTCGCGCCCGAGGGCGTGGTGGGCAGCGTGGTCGCCGTGGGGCAGGGCTGGTCCGACACGCTCCTCCTCGCCGACCCCAACAGCGCGGTGGCCGCCCAGGTGGTCCGCTCCCGGGCGCGGGTGACGGTGCGCGGCACCGGGGCGCTCGACGAGGCGGTGCTCGAGAACGCGCTGCGGACCGACGACATCGTGGACGGCGATCTCCTCGTCACCTCCGGCACCGGGGGCATCTACCCCAAGGGGTTGCCGGTGGGGCGGGTCACCGGCGTCACCCGGGGGCAGCACGGCCTCTTCCAGAGCGCGAAGGTGATCCCGGTGGTGGATCTCGCCCGCCTCGACGAGGTCATGATCCTCGCGGACACGATCGCCCCCGCGGGCCTGGCGACGGGCCCCGAGGGAGGGGCGGAGAGCCCCTAG
- a CDS encoding SurA N-terminal domain-containing protein: MLGKLRDPRQNVVFKYVIYAALGAIIIVFAISFGPGSYAPNTQGAQQAAFVEGEIITAAAFERAYAQYLERYRSLTGQPLKREEAEAMGIRKTILDGLIERELVAKAALAQGIRVSDAELKKTITEMDFFQVEGKFDPERYKQIVNNYFGLPRAKWEAQLRKDLLAEKMRLALKESVKISPAEVKAAYLRENDKIDLEYVRLSPFQFKGATQADEASIDEVLAKRKDEVEAFYERNKFRYSQPKRVQARHILIKFDAAGGDAAKETARGEAEALLAKVQAGEDFAELAKAHSQDDGNKDRGGDLGWFGPGAMAKPFEEAAFALEEGQLSGVVETKYGFHLIKVEGVRPAEEKPLADVEREVAGLVIDDDLAKQAAKAKAEEILAEARTGKTLTEIAPPPTAPAEGEPAAQKPTHTANSTGLTALQGSYVPGIGRDDDLAAAVKGLSAESPLLDRVVEVGGAFYVVRLNERQTPDLASFETEKGAIEERLLAAKQREVEKAWVQGLRDKADVRPNDAVLLGGSS, encoded by the coding sequence ATGCTCGGCAAGCTTCGCGACCCCCGCCAGAACGTCGTCTTCAAGTACGTCATCTACGCGGCGCTCGGCGCGATCATCATAGTCTTCGCGATTTCCTTCGGCCCCGGCAGCTACGCCCCCAACACCCAGGGTGCGCAACAGGCCGCCTTCGTCGAGGGAGAGATCATCACCGCCGCCGCCTTCGAGCGCGCCTACGCCCAGTACCTCGAGCGCTACCGCAGCCTCACGGGCCAGCCCCTGAAGCGGGAAGAGGCCGAGGCGATGGGGATCCGCAAGACGATCCTCGACGGGCTCATCGAGCGCGAGCTGGTCGCCAAGGCCGCCCTCGCCCAGGGCATCCGGGTCTCCGACGCCGAGCTGAAGAAGACCATCACCGAGATGGACTTCTTCCAGGTCGAGGGGAAGTTCGACCCGGAGCGCTACAAGCAGATCGTGAACAACTACTTCGGGCTGCCCCGCGCGAAGTGGGAGGCCCAGCTGCGCAAGGACCTCCTCGCCGAGAAGATGCGCCTCGCCCTCAAGGAGTCGGTGAAGATCTCTCCGGCCGAGGTGAAGGCCGCCTACCTGCGCGAGAACGACAAGATCGACCTCGAGTACGTGCGGCTCTCCCCCTTCCAGTTCAAGGGCGCGACCCAGGCCGACGAGGCCTCGATCGACGAGGTGCTCGCCAAGCGCAAGGACGAGGTCGAGGCCTTCTACGAGCGCAACAAGTTCCGCTACAGCCAGCCCAAGCGGGTGCAGGCGCGGCACATCCTGATCAAGTTCGACGCCGCCGGCGGTGACGCCGCCAAGGAGACCGCCCGCGGCGAGGCCGAGGCCCTCCTGGCGAAGGTGCAGGCCGGCGAGGACTTCGCCGAGCTCGCCAAGGCCCACTCCCAGGACGACGGCAACAAGGATCGCGGCGGTGACCTGGGCTGGTTCGGCCCCGGCGCCATGGCCAAGCCCTTCGAGGAGGCGGCCTTCGCCCTCGAGGAGGGGCAGCTCTCCGGCGTCGTCGAGACCAAGTACGGCTTCCACCTCATCAAGGTGGAGGGCGTGCGCCCGGCCGAGGAGAAGCCCCTGGCCGACGTCGAGCGCGAGGTCGCCGGCCTGGTCATCGATGACGATCTGGCCAAGCAGGCCGCGAAGGCCAAGGCCGAGGAGATCCTCGCCGAGGCCCGCACCGGCAAGACCCTCACCGAGATCGCGCCGCCTCCCACGGCGCCGGCCGAGGGTGAGCCCGCGGCGCAGAAGCCCACCCACACCGCGAACAGCACCGGGCTGACCGCCCTGCAGGGCTCCTACGTGCCGGGCATCGGGCGGGACGACGACCTCGCCGCCGCCGTGAAGGGCTTGAGCGCCGAGAGCCCCCTCCTCGACCGCGTGGTCGAGGTCGGCGGCGCCTTCTACGTCGTGCGCCTCAACGAGCGGCAGACCCCCGACCTGGCGAGCTTCGAGACCGAGAAGGGCGCCATCGAGGAGCGCCTCCTCGCGGCCAAGCAGCGCGAGGTCGAGAAGGCCTGGGTCCAGGGCCTGCGCGACAAGGCCGACGTGCGGCCCAACGACGCGGTCCTCCTCGGCGGGTCTTCCTGA
- the mrdA gene encoding penicillin-binding protein 2 produces MPATGEGRDYGSRYVWVLGVAYAAFLILGVRLYLLQVAQGEYFAARSRSNVVKEIPLAADRGMVLDANGTIVADARPAWDVFLTPAFCEDPDATLRHLEEGLQLPAGISRQAAEKVASARGLERFRPIRVARNVGRDALDWAEAHSLELDGVDIHVRPRRHYRYGPSLYHVLGYMNEIGPRELERAQERGLDYRLGDSIGRSGLEEIFEDELRGTDGLEKVVVDAKGRRLAGLQTDEGVIALIPEAERIQPAVPGHNLVLSIDARLQETLEEVFPGRAGAVVVVDPQTGFIRAMLSRPAPDPNRLTAGITRTEMRLLRDDPLEPMLHRAIQQHYHPGSTFKVFTALAALEQGIGTEEATHCNGGYRMGRRRWRCWRAAGHGTTSLNRAIQHSCDTYFYWVSDRIDIDPIAKWARAAGLGSKTECGLPHEVPGIIPDVAYHDRVSPDGYTRGFALNTSIGQGDVNVTPLQLVMAYAAIANGGTVYQPQLALRIEDAQGKTLRSFAPKVRQKMVVDPEHLAAVRAGLRAVVMEPGGTAYYRYPRREGFTVEVAGKTGTAQVVKLGEEREKAEDLPWEERDHAWFAAFAPVEQAEIAVVVLNEHGGHGSSGAAPTAMKVIQRYFELKALDAAQRAGADEPAPARSRDSEPPAGLLRPPEGGHTPGALGAEAGLVHG; encoded by the coding sequence ATGCCCGCCACCGGCGAGGGCCGGGACTACGGATCGCGCTACGTCTGGGTGCTGGGGGTGGCCTACGCCGCCTTCCTCATCCTGGGGGTCCGGCTCTACCTGCTGCAGGTCGCGCAGGGCGAGTACTTCGCCGCCCGCTCCCGCTCCAACGTCGTCAAGGAGATCCCCCTGGCCGCCGATCGGGGGATGGTGCTCGACGCGAACGGCACCATCGTCGCCGACGCCCGCCCGGCCTGGGACGTCTTCCTGACCCCGGCCTTCTGCGAGGATCCCGACGCGACCCTGCGCCACCTGGAGGAGGGGCTGCAGCTGCCCGCCGGCATCTCGCGGCAGGCCGCCGAGAAGGTGGCGTCGGCCCGGGGGCTGGAGCGCTTCCGGCCGATCCGGGTCGCGCGCAACGTCGGCCGCGACGCCCTCGACTGGGCCGAGGCGCACAGCCTCGAGCTCGACGGCGTCGACATCCACGTCCGGCCGCGGCGGCACTACCGCTACGGGCCCTCGCTCTACCACGTGCTCGGCTACATGAACGAGATCGGCCCCCGCGAGCTCGAGCGGGCTCAGGAGAGGGGCCTCGACTACCGCCTCGGCGACAGCATCGGCCGCAGCGGCCTCGAGGAGATCTTCGAGGACGAGCTGCGCGGCACCGACGGCCTCGAGAAGGTGGTGGTCGACGCGAAGGGCCGGCGCCTCGCCGGCCTCCAGACCGACGAGGGCGTCATCGCCCTCATCCCCGAGGCCGAGCGGATCCAGCCCGCCGTCCCCGGCCACAACCTGGTGCTCTCCATCGACGCCCGCCTGCAGGAGACCCTCGAGGAGGTCTTCCCCGGCCGCGCCGGCGCGGTGGTCGTCGTGGATCCCCAGACCGGCTTCATCCGGGCGATGCTCTCCCGGCCCGCGCCGGATCCCAACCGCCTCACCGCGGGCATCACCCGCACCGAGATGCGCCTGCTGCGGGACGACCCCCTCGAGCCGATGCTCCACCGCGCCATCCAGCAGCACTACCACCCGGGCTCGACCTTCAAGGTCTTCACCGCGCTGGCCGCGCTGGAGCAGGGCATCGGCACCGAGGAGGCCACCCACTGCAACGGGGGCTACCGCATGGGCCGCCGGCGCTGGCGCTGCTGGCGGGCCGCGGGCCACGGCACGACCTCTCTGAACCGCGCCATCCAGCACAGCTGCGACACCTACTTCTACTGGGTGAGCGATCGGATCGACATCGACCCCATCGCGAAGTGGGCGCGCGCCGCCGGCCTCGGCAGCAAGACCGAGTGTGGGCTCCCCCACGAGGTGCCCGGGATCATCCCCGACGTGGCCTACCACGACCGGGTCAGCCCCGACGGCTACACCCGGGGCTTCGCCCTCAACACCTCGATCGGGCAGGGGGACGTGAACGTCACGCCCCTGCAGCTGGTCATGGCCTACGCCGCCATCGCCAACGGCGGCACCGTCTACCAGCCGCAGCTGGCCCTGCGGATCGAGGACGCGCAGGGGAAGACCCTGCGCAGCTTCGCCCCGAAGGTCCGCCAGAAGATGGTGGTCGATCCCGAGCACCTGGCGGCGGTGCGGGCGGGGCTGCGGGCGGTGGTGATGGAGCCCGGCGGCACGGCCTACTACCGCTATCCCCGCCGGGAGGGCTTCACCGTCGAGGTGGCGGGCAAGACCGGCACCGCGCAGGTGGTGAAGCTCGGTGAGGAGCGGGAGAAGGCCGAGGACCTGCCCTGGGAGGAGCGGGACCACGCCTGGTTCGCCGCCTTCGCCCCGGTGGAGCAGGCCGAGATCGCGGTGGTCGTGCTCAACGAGCACGGCGGACACGGCTCCAGCGGCGCGGCCCCCACCGCGATGAAGGTCATCCAGCGCTACTTCGAGCTCAAGGCCCTCGACGCCGCCCAGCGCGCCGGCGCCGACGAGCCCGCCCCCGCGCGGAGCCGGGACAGCGAGCCGCCCGCCGGCCTCCTCCGCCCGCCCGAGGGCGGCCACACCCCTGGCGCCCTCGGCGCCGAGGCCGGGCTGGTGCACGGATGA
- the asd gene encoding archaetidylserine decarboxylase (Phosphatidylserine decarboxylase is synthesized as a single chain precursor. Generation of the pyruvoyl active site from a Ser is coupled to cleavage of a Gly-Ser bond between the larger (beta) and smaller (alpha chains). It is an integral membrane protein.) — protein sequence MNGRLALTLLKVLPRNALSRAVGGAVRGPWPRAMHRLSIRTFVKLYGIETGEIARDPADFPTFGEFFIRELQPGAREIEGGPGTPVSPCDGTVGAFGRIEDGQLIQAKGRTYPLDRFLGGEGREVPFLEGHFLTIYLSPRNYHRVHAPLAGRISEAVHVPGTLWPVFPAAVDTLDELFVANERLLTFLESDRGAVCVAMVGATCVGRMRASFDEIVTNVPGPPVARRYDDGRALERGAELGIFEMGSTVVLLLSKEHGALDPGLAPGQPIRLGQRIGSPAS from the coding sequence ATGAACGGAAGGCTCGCCCTGACCCTCTTGAAGGTGCTCCCGCGCAACGCGCTCTCCCGGGCCGTCGGCGGCGCCGTGCGGGGGCCCTGGCCCCGGGCCATGCACCGCCTCTCCATCCGCACCTTCGTGAAGCTCTACGGGATCGAGACCGGGGAGATCGCCCGGGACCCCGCCGACTTCCCGACCTTCGGGGAGTTCTTCATCCGGGAGCTGCAGCCGGGCGCCCGCGAGATCGAGGGCGGGCCGGGCACGCCGGTCTCGCCCTGCGACGGGACCGTCGGCGCCTTCGGCCGCATCGAGGACGGCCAGCTGATCCAGGCGAAGGGGCGCACCTACCCCCTCGACCGCTTCCTCGGCGGGGAGGGGAGGGAGGTGCCCTTCCTCGAGGGTCACTTCCTCACGATCTACCTCTCCCCCCGCAACTACCACCGGGTGCACGCGCCGCTGGCCGGCCGGATCAGCGAGGCGGTGCACGTGCCGGGGACCCTCTGGCCGGTCTTCCCGGCCGCGGTGGACACCCTGGACGAGCTCTTCGTGGCCAACGAGCGCCTGCTCACCTTCCTCGAGAGCGATCGCGGGGCGGTCTGCGTCGCCATGGTGGGGGCCACCTGCGTGGGCCGGATGCGGGCGAGCTTCGACGAGATCGTCACCAACGTGCCGGGGCCGCCGGTGGCGCGCCGCTACGACGACGGGCGCGCGCTCGAGCGGGGCGCCGAGCTGGGGATCTTCGAGATGGGCTCGACGGTGGTGCTCCTCCTCTCGAAGGAGCACGGCGCGCTCGATCCCGGCCTGGCGCCCGGGCAGCCCATCCGCCTGGGCCAGCGCATCGGGAGCCCGGCCTCGTGA
- the rodA gene encoding rod shape-determining protein RodA: MKLASDGASQKVLANFNWGLFGTTVIIALIGLWNLASASKAAHTQVWVSQSAWLGLGFGIALLLCVFDYRHLLHAAYPLYGLVLVLLVLTLLVGNVHKGSQRWLVFGPVRLQASELAKVAVVLALARFYHDDVEPREGYGFRRLFVPALLLGLPVLLVVRQPDLGTSLLILAVGGTMVLFARVHRRALIVGVVGGLVVAGSAWLWFLEDYQRRRVTAFLDPEGDAKGAGYHHIQSTIAIGSGDTWGKGWGEGTQTQFSFLPEQHTDFVFSVFAEEHGFAGGVLLLLLYALLLALIIGVAASAKDRFGVFLAIGGAALIFWHIFVNIGMVTGLLPVVGVTLPLLSYGGSSIVTVLAMLGLLLNVGLRRYRF; encoded by the coding sequence ATGAAGCTCGCCTCCGACGGCGCCTCCCAGAAGGTGCTCGCCAACTTCAACTGGGGTCTCTTCGGGACGACGGTGATCATCGCCCTGATCGGCCTGTGGAACCTCGCCTCGGCCTCGAAGGCCGCCCACACCCAGGTCTGGGTCTCCCAGAGCGCCTGGCTGGGCCTCGGCTTCGGGATCGCGCTGCTGCTCTGCGTCTTCGACTACCGGCACCTCCTCCACGCCGCCTATCCCCTCTACGGGCTGGTGCTGGTGCTGCTGGTGCTCACCCTGCTGGTCGGCAACGTCCACAAGGGCTCCCAGCGCTGGCTGGTCTTCGGGCCCGTCCGCCTGCAGGCCTCGGAGCTGGCCAAGGTCGCGGTGGTCCTCGCGCTCGCGCGCTTCTACCACGACGACGTCGAACCCCGGGAAGGCTACGGCTTCCGGCGCCTCTTCGTACCGGCGCTGCTCCTGGGCCTGCCGGTCCTGCTGGTCGTGCGCCAGCCCGATCTGGGCACCTCGCTGCTCATCCTGGCGGTGGGGGGGACCATGGTGCTCTTCGCCCGGGTCCACCGGCGAGCCCTCATCGTCGGGGTGGTCGGCGGCCTGGTGGTCGCCGGCTCGGCCTGGCTGTGGTTCCTGGAGGACTACCAGCGGCGGCGGGTGACGGCCTTCCTCGATCCCGAGGGCGACGCGAAGGGCGCGGGCTACCACCACATCCAGTCCACCATCGCCATCGGCTCGGGAGACACCTGGGGGAAGGGCTGGGGGGAGGGGACCCAGACCCAGTTCTCCTTCCTGCCCGAGCAGCACACCGACTTCGTCTTCTCGGTCTTCGCCGAGGAGCACGGCTTCGCCGGCGGGGTGCTGCTCCTCCTCCTCTACGCCCTGCTCCTGGCGCTGATCATCGGCGTCGCCGCGTCGGCCAAGGATCGCTTCGGCGTCTTCCTCGCCATCGGCGGGGCCGCCCTGATCTTCTGGCACATCTTCGTGAACATCGGCATGGTCACCGGGCTGCTCCCGGTGGTGGGCGTGACCCTGCCGCTGCTCTCGTATGGCGGCTCCAGCATCGTCACCGTGCTGGCGATGCTGGGATTACTGCTGAACGTCGGCCTGCGACGCTACCGCTTCTAG